Proteins encoded within one genomic window of Episyrphus balteatus chromosome 1, idEpiBalt1.1, whole genome shotgun sequence:
- the LOC129918636 gene encoding protein disulfide-isomerase A6 homolog: MQLFAFLALLLCAQSSWAFYSSSDDVIELTPSLFDKLVTNDDSIWIVEFFAPWCGHCQSLVPEYKKLAKAVKGVIKVGSVNADEHNSLGGRFGVKGFPTIKIFGANKRSPVDFNGQRTAKAMAEAGLAEAKKKVQASFGGGSGDSGSSSSNDVIELTDANFDKLVLQSDDVWLVEFFAPWCGHCKNLEPQWAKAAKELKGKVKLGALDATVHQAKAQEYGVRGYPTIKFFPAGKKSSSDAEDYNGGRTASDIVSFGLEKHTDSVPAPELIEITNEETFDNACEGKPLCIVSVLPHILDCDAKCRNAFLKTLKDAGEKYKKKLWGWAWAEGGAQLALEESLEIGGFGYPAMAVVNFKKMKFSVLKGSFSKEGIDEFLRDISYGRGHTAPVRGAKKPKINSVDAWDGKDGQLPQEEDIDLSDVDLEDEKEGKDEL, translated from the exons ATGCAACTATTTGCAT TCTTAGCTTTGTTACTTTGCGCCCAATCATCTTGGGCCTTCTATTCCTCCTCTGACGATGTCATCGAACTAACTCCCTCATTATTCGACAAACTCGTCACAAACGATGATTCCATTTGGATTGTTGAATTCTTTGCTCCATGGTGTGGCCATTGTCAAAGTTTAGTCCCCGAATATAAAAAACTGGCAAAAGCTGTTAAAGGAGTCATTAAAGTTGGTTCTGTCAATGCCGATGAACACAATTCTTTAGGAGGTCGATTTGGTGTTAAAGGTTTCCCAACAATAAAGATCTTCGGGGCAAACAAACGTTCCCCAGTTGACTTTAATGGACAAAGAACTGCCAAAGCTATGGCTGAAGCTGGTTTAGCTGAAGCCAAGAAAAAGGTTCAAGCTTCATTTGGAGGCGGTAGTGGCGATAGTGGATCGTCATCGTCGAATGACGTCATTGAACTAACTGATGCTAACTTTGATAAACTCGTTTTACAAAGTGACGATGTTTGGTTAGTTGAATTCTTTGCTCCTTGGTGTGGCCATTGTAAAAATCTGGAACCACAATGGGCTAAAGCAGCTAAAGAACTTAAAGGCAAAGTTAAATTGGGAGCTCTTGATGCAACTGTCCATCAGGCAAAAGCTCAAGAATATGGAGTTCGTGGTTATCCCACGATTAAATTCTTCCCAGCTGGCAAAAAGTCTTCCAGCGATGCTGAAGACTATAATGGAGGTCGAACTGCCTCTGATATTGTCTCATTTGGTCTGGAAAAACACACAGACAGTGTTCCAGCTCCAGAATTGATTGAAATTACCAACGAAGAGACATTCGATAATGCCTGTGAAGGTAAACCGCTTTGCATTGTTTCGGTATTGCCACATATTCTCGACTGCGACGCTAAATGTCGAAATGCATTCCTAAAGACACTTAAAGATGCTGGTgagaaatataaaaagaaacttTGGGGATGGGCTTGGGCTGAGGGTGGTGCCCAATTGGCTTTGGAAGAATCTCTAGAAATTGGTGGATTTGGTTATCCAGCAATGGCTGttgttaattttaagaaaatgaaattcTCCGTTTTGAAAGGATCCTTCTCTAAAGAAGGTATTGATGAATTTTTACGTGATATATCTTATGGTCGTGGACATACTGCACCAGTTCGTGGTGCTAAGAAGCCAAAGATTAATAGTGTAGATGCATGGGATGGTAAAGATGGACAATTGCCACAGGAAGAGGA
- the LOC129918646 gene encoding juvenile hormone acid O-methyltransferase isoform X2 produces the protein MNQAKLYLRANNVQRHDAQQIIQEFSNVFQWRLDGKDSLLDVGSGSGDVLMDFLYPVVPKDFKKIVASDISSKMVRHGKKTYSHIDNVDFKVLDIGTETLPKEFINEFDHVTSFYCLHWVQNQRQAIENIYQVLKHDGDCLLVFLATNPIFDIYNIVSLNPKWAPYMKDVTSFISPLHCSKDPETEFSQMLEDAGFVDISVESRDKIFAYEGLDNIKQNVRAVNPFIERIPLWLHEEFLDDIVKTSIGLNLKETNNDEFKLITPYKLIVAYARK, from the exons ATGAATCAGGCAAAATTATATCTTCGAGCTAACAATGTGCAACGTCACGATGCACAGCAGATCATTCAAgagttttcaaatgtttttcaaTGGCGTTTGGATGGAAAGGATTCATTACTCGATGTGGGCAGTGGAAGTGGTGATGTTTTAATGGATTTCCTATATCCGGTTGTTCCgaaagatttcaaaaaaattgtcgcTTCCGATATTTCGTCGAAAATGGTGCGCCATGGCAAAAAAACTTATTCTCATATCGACAATGTGGATTTTAAAGTTCTTGATATTGGAACCGAGACGCTGCCAAAAGAATTTATCAATGAATTTGATCATGTTACTTCGTTTTACTGCCTTCATTGGGTTCAAAATCAACG CCAAGCCATAGAAAACATCTACCAAGTTTTAAAACATGATGGAGATTGTCTTTTGGTCTTCCTTGCAACAAATCCAATATTCGATATTTACAATATCGTTTCGTTAAATCCAAAATGGGCGCCATATATGAAGGATGTGACCAGTTTTATATCTCCATTGCATTGTAGTAAGGATCCTGAAACCGAATTCAGTCAGATGTTAGAAGATGCTGGATTTGTTGATATAAGTGTCGAAAGTCGTGATAAAATATTCGCCTACGAAGGTCTTGATAATATTAAGC AAAATGTTAGAGCAGTGAATCCTTTCATTGAACGCATACCACTTTGGTTGCACGAAGAGTTTCTTGATGATATTGTCAAAACTTCAATTGGACTTAATTTAAAGGAAACCAATAATGATGAATTTAAGTTGATAACGCCGTACAAGTTAATCGTTGCATATGCAAGAAAGTAA